The Bosea sp. AS-1 region GCAGGGGCACCTCGGCACCGTGGTCGGCATGGTCGAGGCGGGCAGGGCGGTTCCAGAGGTGGTGCAGCAGCTTCAGGCCGTCGAGAAGGCGCTGGCGAAGGTCAAGGAGCTGCTGATCTTCGATCACATCGAGCATCACCTCTTCGACCATGCGGAGACCGCGACGCCCGAAGCGCGGCGCATGATCGAGAGCCTGAAGGCTCTCACCAAATATCTCTGACCGCCCGGAGCAAACCGATGTCGGCTGCAAACAGCTTTCCCGCCCAACACCAGCACGTCTTTCTCGGAAGCGAGCACGATCGCCATGAGCGGCGCACCTGGCTCGTCGTCGGCCTGACGACGGTGATGATGGTGGCGGAGATCGTCGCTGGCACCGTCTTCGGCTCGATGGCGCTGATGGCCGATGGCTGGCACATGTCGACCCATGCGGCGGCACTCGGCATTGCAGCCTTCGCCTATCGTTTCGCACGGCAGCATGCGCATGACCGCCGTTTCAGCTTCGGGACGGGCAAGCTCGGCGATCTCGCGGCCTTCGCCAGCGCCTTGCTCCTGATGTTCATCGCGCTGGCTGTCGCGGGGGAGTCGGCGCTGCGGCTCTATACGCCGATCGCGATCGATTTCACCCAGGCGACGGCGATCGCGGTGCTCGGACTCGCGGTCAATCTGGTGAGCGCCTGGCTGCTCAGGGGCGAGCATGGCCATCATCATGGCCACAGCCATGGCGGCACCGGGCACCGCGGCCACGACCACGCGCACGACCACGACCACGACGATCATGATCATAGTGACCATCACCACGGCCACCATTCTCATGGCGGGCATGGCGCCGATACCAATCTGCGCGCGGCTTATATGCATGTCATCGCGGATGCCTTCACCTCGGTCCTGGCGATCGCGGCGCTGCTCGGCGGGCGGTATTATGGCTGGGTCTGGCTCGATCCGGTGATGGGTATCGTCGGCGCCGGCGTGATCGCCCATTGGTCGATCGGCCTGCTGCGCAGCTCGGGGGCCGTGCTGCTCGACACCGTGCCGGACGAGACGCTGGCGGAGCGGATCGGCGAGCGGCTTGCCGCTGAGGGGGCAGAGGTCGCCGATCTCCATCTCTGGCAGGTCGGGCCCGGCCATCGCAGCGCCATTGTTTCGATCGTCACTGGGGAGCCCAAGCCGCCCGCGACCTACAAGGCCCTGCTCGCCGACCTCCCGACGCTGTCCCATGTCACCATCGAGGTGAATGCGCGTCCTCTCGCGGCCTGAACGACGTCCGGCAGCGCAGGACATTGCAGGCCGCTCGCGAGCGGATTTAGGGTAGCGCTTCAATCGCCAGGCGGGAGCGCACCATGAACGGTCGGAACATTCTCGCAGCCGGTCTCGTCGTTGCGCTTGGGGGCGCAGCCCTGGCGCAGTTCAAGCCGGAGAGCGCCTATCGCGAGAGCCCGGAAGTCGCGGAGCATTATCCCGACCCGCAGGTCGCCTTCACGACGCCCGCCTTCGCGCCCGGCAAAGCCGATTTCACCAGCCAGGCCGAGATGATGGCGTTCCTGACGGCGCTCGCGGCCCGAGCGCCGCAGATGACGTTGTCGATCGTCGCCAAGAGCCAGGAAGGGCGCGACATGCCCGCCCTGGTGTTCACGCGCCATGGTCCCGATACGGTCGGCAAGGGGCAGAGACCGGTGGTGATGCTGATCGGCCAGCAGCACGGCAACGAGCCGGCAGGTGGCGAGGCGATGCTCGTGCTGGCCGAACGGCTCGGTGCCGGGAATCTCGCGCCACTGCTCGACGCGATCGACGTGGTCATCATCCCGCGCGGCAATCCCGACGGGGCCGATCGCTTCCGCCGGGCGCTCAGCAACGGCATCGACGCCAATCGCGACCATACCCAATTGCGCACGCCGGAAATCCGGGCGATTGCGGAACTCTTCACACGCTACCGCCCGGACATCCTGCTCGACTGCCATGAATTCACCGTCGCCGGGCGCTGGGTCGAGAAGACCGGCGGGCTGGTCAGGATCGACGGGATGATCCAGGCCGCGACGGTGCCGAACCTCGCCCCGGCACTGAAACAGGTCCAGGACGATGTCGTGCTGCCGGCGCTGCGTTCGGCCTTCGAGGCCGCGGGTGTCACCTATGATTGGTACCACACGACCGACGGTTCGAATCCGGCCTCGCCGGTGGCGATGGGCAGCATCGGCGCGGATACCGGGCGCAACATCGCGGGCTTGCGCAATGCGGTCAGCCTGCTGCTGGAGACGCGCGGCGTCGGCATCGGCCGTGCGCATCTGGGCCGGCGCGTGCAGGCCCATGTTGTCGCTTCCGAGGCGATGATGAAGCTCGCGGCGCAGCGGCCCGACGATATCCTCACGGCGACGCGCAAGGCGGAGTCCGAAGTCACGGCGATCAAGCCGGGAACGCCCTTCATCGTCACGGCCCGGCAGAAGCCTGAGCAGCGCACCCTGACCTTCATCGATCCGGCGACGGGCCAGGATCGGCCAGTCGAGGTGAAATGGCTGTCATCCCTCGATATCGAGCCCGTGCTGATGCGCCCGCGGCCGGCGGGCTACGTGCTGCCGGCGAAGGCCGGCGCTGCGATCGAAGCTCTGCAACGCCTGGGGTTGAAGACGGAGACGGTCGCAAAAGCCGCGACGGTGCCGGGAGAGCGCTACCGGGTCGTCAAGGTTGAGCTTGGTGCCAAGGAGGACGGGCGCGGCGACGACACCGGAGCCGGGCAGATCGTGAAGGGCAGCTATGCGACCGAGCCGGCCTCCGTCGAGCTGGCGCCGGGCGATGTCTATATCGGCCTGGACCAGCCATTGGCGGCACTGCTGCCGGTGATGCTGGAGCCGGAAAGCCAGACCGGGCTTGCGGCCAACAAGGTGCTGCCGGTCGTGGAAGGCGGCGTGCTCGACGTCGTCCGCATCACCGAGCGGCCGGCGGCGGCGCTCGCGAAGCCTTGACGGTTCAGCTTCCGATCACGCCCCGGCGCCGTAGCAACACGAGGGTCAACAGGGCCGCGGCGACGCAGGCCAGCGTGACATAGAACGCACCGGCATCGGCCTCGACCCAGGGCAGGCCCTTCACGTTGATGCCGAACAGGCCGGTGATGAAGGTCGCCGGCAGGAACAGCGCCGTCAGGATCGAGAGTACGTAGAGCTGGCGGTTGGTGCGATTGGCGGAGCGGGCGGCGATCTCGTCCTGCAGCAGCCGCGCCCGGTCCTGGACCGACTGGACGTCGTGGTGGAGCGTGTCGATCCGCTGCAGCAACCGCGCCGCCGTCGCCCTGACGGCATCGGGCGCGCTGCGGCCGGACTGGGTTTCGGCGAAGCGGCGGAACAGCACGTGCAAGCCGCTGAGCTGGCGGTGCTGCCGGACGGCGATGCGGCGGATTGCACCGACACGCTGCGGGCCATCATGCAGCCGATCGAGGAGGATCTGGTCCTCGACGCTGTCGGTCTCGTCGATAAGGCGCACGACGCTGTCGGTGAGGTCGTCGATGATGTACTCGATGATCTGCTCGAAGAGCGCGCTCGGGCTTTCGGCCGGCTCGCCCCGGTTGAGCGCCTCGGCCGTCATCCGGATCGAATGCAGCGCCTCGCGCCGGCCGGTGAGCAGGAACCGGTCGGCGACGATCCAGCGCAGCGCGCCGACCGTGTCGGATTTCTCGCCGATGCTGCGGATCAGGTCATGCGATACGCCCCAGGCGAGCTGGGCCGAGTGGTCCAAACGCTGATGCGTCTCCTGCGAGAGGAAGACCTCTTGTGCCGTATCCGGCAGGGCCTGCTCGGCGATCCAGCTCTGCGCGCGGGTGTGGACCAGATCGAGATGCAGCCAGACGAAGCCTTCGCCCGGGGCCAGATCGGGCAGCGTCTCGCGCGGAATCAGGCTGGGGCGCCCCTCCTCGTCGAAGCGATAGGCCCAGATGACACCGGATTGGGACTGCAGGTCGATCGGCATCGTCGCTCGTCTGAATCGCCACGGCACCGCGGCGCGGCGTGCACAGGGCTCCGCCGATATGACGAGGACGTGACAGCCGGCTTCGTTTCTCTCAGTTGCGCCTGAGCGAACCGGTGGTGCCAACGTCGCGGTTGTCGGCGGTGTGCGAGGGGATCCGGCCGGGCGGAACGAATCTCAGCCTGGTGCCGCCGGCCGCCTTGGGTGCGCGCAAGCCGGCCGGCGTTGGCGGCGGCGTCCGCACCGCGACCTTCGGCTCGCCGCCGTGCCATTTGCGCGAGCCGATGTCGAACCGGCCCTGACGCCAGGCCTCGAACTCCCGTTCGCTGCCGAAGAAGGCATTGCGGTCGACATGGCCCACGATGCCGGGCACGCGGCCGGTCGTCGTGAACTGCCAGAACTCCCAGCGGTCGCGCGCATAGCGTTTCGCCAGCGGCGCGGCCGTCGAACGCAGCCAGTAGGGGTGATCGTTGAACGCCCCCTCCAGCACGTCCTCGTGGAAATTGATGTCAGTGTAGATGATCGGCTTCTTGCCGGTGTGCTCGCGCAGGGCCGCCATCATGATCCGGATCTTTTCCAGCGCATCCTCGCGCGAGACCCGGCGGGTGCATTGCGAATCGTTCTGCCATTCGACGTCGAGCACGGGCGGCAGGGCGTCGGGATCGCGCGGGATGTGCTTCTTGATCCAGCGCACCTGGTCCTTGGCCGGGCGGCACCACCAGACGAAATGATAGGCGCCGCGCGGGATGCCGTGCTTCTTCGCCTCGATCCAGTTGCGCTTGAAGTTGGGATCGACGTGGTCGCCGCCCTCGGTCGCCTTGATGAAGGCGAAGCGGGTGCCGGCATCCTTGACCTTCGCCCAGTCGATCTCGCCCTGCCAGCGCGAGACGTCGATGCCCTGAATGGCCTTGCGGCGCGCATCGCGCACGCCGTGATGCGGCGCACTGTCGCCCTTCTTCGGATAGAAGGCGGGGGCGGGCTCGGCCAGACAGGTGAGGGCAGCCAGAACGGCGAGGAGGCCGAGGCCTTTCTTGCTGCTGGTCAGCTGGCGCGCTGGCATGTGTTTCTCCCGCATCACAGGTCCAGATGCGGAGAGCGTGGTTAAGCGCTGGTTAGAATTGCGCGGCAGTCGAGGGATGTTTTTCAGCCTTGGTTAACCGGCTGAATGCGGGCGGTCCGAAACAGGCGCGACGGTGCCTTGCCGGGCCGGCTCCGGCCGCCCCGGAAACCGCTTCAGTCCTGGACGGCCTGATCGTCTAGCGGCTGGAAGGCGGAGGCCATGGGCGGCACGCTGCCAGGCAGGCGCGCGACCGGGACGTCCTCCAGATTCTCCCTCGGGACCGGCGCGGGAGCGGGCGAGAAGGGGCCAGGTGCCGCGGGCATCGGGACGGGCGCCGCCGGGGTCTCCTGACTCGGGCTCGGTTGCGGCGGCGACGGCCGGTGCCTCTCCCAGCGGCGGGTGGCGATGTCGTATTCGCCCTGCAACCAGCCGACGAACTGCTTCTCGCTGCCGAAGAAGGCGTTGCGGTCGACATCGCCACGGATGCCGGGGACCCGGGCCGTGGTGGTGAACTGCCAGATCGCCCAGGGACGATTGGCGTAGCGGGTCTCCGGCTTCGCTGCCGTCGAGCGGATCCAGTAGGGATAGTTGTTGAACTGGCCCTCCAGCACCTCCCTGTGGAAGGTGATGTCGGTATAGATCACCGGCTTCTTGCCGGTAAGCTGCTCCAGCTCCGTGAGCATGAGCTGGATCTTCTCCAGCGCCAGCTCGCGGTTGACCTTCTGCGGGCAGGTCTTGGAGTGGCCGTTCCATTCGACGTCGAGCACGGGCGGCAGGGCGTCGGGATCGTTCGGGATCTGCTGCTTGAACCAGAGCGCCTGCTCATGGGCCGGGCGACACCAATAGACGAAGTGATAGGCGCCGCGCGCGAGGCCCGCACGGCGTGCGCCTTCCCAGTTGCGCTGGAAGGCGGGGTCGACATGGTCGCCACCTTCCGTCGCCTTCATGTAGACGAAGCGGATGCCGGAGGCCTTCACCGAGGCCCAGTCGATCTCGCCCTGCCAGCGCGAGACGTCGATGCCATGGACGCCGTAGCTATGCGCCTCGGCGACGCCGGGATGCGGGCGCCGGTCGCCGGCGGTGTCGAGCGCCACGCAGCCGCCCAGAGCCGCAAGGGCGGCGGCAGCCAGAAAAGGCAGGAGGCGGATGCGTGACATGCGCGGAGATGTTCTCAAGGATCGGACGAGACAAGTTGATCGCCGATTTACGTTACCAAAGTTCTGACGCCTGTCAGCCAGGGGCGGTGCAGTTTGGCGCGAATCGCTGACGGAAGCCGGAAACGAGAACGGCGACCCGAGAGGGTCGCCGTTCTCTGGACTATCGTCCGAATATGGTGCGGTCGAGAGGACTCGAACCTCCACGGGTCTCCCCGCTACCACCTCAAGGTAGTGCGTCTACCAGTTCCGCCACGACCGCAGCTCTGTTCCGGTTGCGGGCGGTGCATCCGGTGAGCGGCGCCGATCTAGCAAATCGAATCCGCCGCCACAAGAGTGTCATTGTGGAAAAGCGAAGCCTTTCGTCTTTTCCTTGAAAAAGAGGCTCAGGCGGCCTCTGCGACGCTCTCGAGCGTGTAAACCGTGGGGCGCTTCAGCATCTGCGTGATCTCGACGGAGATGCGTGCGCCGCTGACGACGACGATTCCCTTGGCGAAGGGATGGTTGTTCGCGAGAATCTGGACCTCGTCCGTCTCGCTGGCATTGAGCTCGATGATGGCGCCGCGGCCGAGTCGCAGCAGCTTGTAGATCGGCATCCGGGTCTTCCCCAGCACGACGGTGAGCTCGACAGGAACGAGATCGAGATCGGTCTTCAAGTCCTGCCTCCGGAACCCTACTTCAGAATTGGACCAGCGAAACTTGCCTGTCCGTCGCTTTTGGGCGCAAGAGGCATCTCGATGATCGGCCGGATGCTTCCGGCCCGGAAAGCTTGAACGGAACATGGTTAAGCCATGGTGAAGATGCGTGAGGAACTCGCTGTCTCCTTCCTTCCGGAAGAAGGCTCCGAGCCGGTGGAATGGGTCGTGGCCGAAGGGCTCATCGGCTATGACGAGGCCGTGGCGGAGATGGAAGCGCGCGCCGCGCTGATCGCCGACGGTGAGGCGCGCGAGCGCGTCTGGCTGGTCGAGCACCCGCCGCTCTATACGGCCGGGACCTCGGCCCGCGACGAGGACCTGATCGCGCCGGAGCGCTTTCCCGTGTTTCGCTCGGGCAGGGGCGGGCAGTTCACCTATCACGGCCCCGGCCAGCGCGTGGCCTATGTCATGCTCGACCTGAAGCGGCGCCAGCCGGACCTGCGCCGCTTCGTCGCCGCTCTGGAGGGCTGGCTGATCGGTGCGCTCGACGATTTCAACATTCGCGGTGAGCGGCGCGAGGATCGCGTCGGCGTCTGGGTGCGCCGGCCCGAACGCGGCGCGGATGTCGAAGACAAGATCGCCGCCATCGGCATCCGCGTGCGCCGCTGGGTCTCGTTCCATGGCATCTCGTTCAACGTCGATCCCGACCTCTCGCATTTCGACGGCATCGTACCCTGCGGCGTCAGCCGCCACGGCGTGACCTCGCTCGTCGATCTCGGCCTGCCGGTGACGATGCCGGAGGCTGATTCGGTGCTGCGCGAGGCGTTCGAGCGGGTGTTCGGCCCCACGATTCCCGCCTGATTTACGCTTCGTTAGCCATGCCGAACCCATCCTCGCCTTTCGGGGACTGGGCTGAAGCATGGGGATGACAATGCGTGCTTTTCTTCTGGCCGGGAGCCTCGCCATCGGGCTCGCAGCCTGCAACACGACCGAGCAGCGCATCGCCGGGGCGGCTGCCGGCGCGGGCGCCGGGGCGCTCGTCGGCGGGCCGATCGGCGCGGTGGCCGGTGGAGCGATCGGTGCCGTCGCCGCGCCGTCCGTGACCGGATCGATCAACAAGACCAGCGAGTGACCCGTTTTCGCGGCGCGGAATTGCCCGGTTGCATCCGGGCTTCCGTGCCGGTTGGCGTTTTCGGCGGGGCGCGCCATAACCTCGACGGAGATTGTCGCCGAGGGAGCGCGCCGTGCCGGTCATCGAAAGCAAGGTCGATCTGAATTCGGCCGAGACGCGTGCCAATGCCGAGGCCTGGGCCGGGCTGCGCCAGGAACTGCAGGAGCGGCGCGCCACCGCCGCACTTGGCGGCAATGCGCGTTCGCGCGAGCGCCATACGGCGCGCGGGAAGCTGCTTCCCCGGGAGCGCGTGCTGCGCCTGACCGATCCCGGCTCGCCCTTTCTCGAGATCGGCTCGCTCGCTGCCTTCGATATGTATGAAGGAGATGTTCATGCCGCCGGCATGATCGCCGGCATCGGCCGCGTCGCGGGGCGCGAATGCATGATCGTCTGCAACGACGCGACGATCAAAGGCGGCACCTATTATCCGCTGACGGTGAAGAAGCACCTGCGGGCGCAGGAGATCGCGCGTGAGAACCGCTTGCCCTGCATCTATCTCGTCGATTCCGGTGGCGCGAACCTGCCGCACCAGACCGAAGTCTTCCCCGACCGCGAGCATTTCGGCCGCATCTTCTACAACCAGGCGACGCTCTCGGCCGAGGGGATTCCGCAGATTGCAGTGGTGATGGGCTCCTGCACCGCCGGCGGCGCCTATGTGCCGGCGATGTCGGACGAGACCATCATCGTCCGGAAGCAGGGCACGATCTTCCTGGGTGGACCGCCGCTGGTGAAGGCTGCGACCGGCGAGGTCGTCTCGGCCGAGGACCTCGGTGGCGCCGATGTCCATGCAAGGCTCTCCGGCGTGGCGGACCATTATGCCGGCGACGACACCCATGCGCTGGCAATCGCGCGGCGCATTGCCGGCAATCTCAATAGCGTGAAGCGCCCGGATATCGACATCGCCGAGCCGGTCGAGCCGCTCTACGATCCGGCCGAGCTCGAAGCCGTCGTCCCGACCGACCTCAAGAAGCAGTACGACATCCGCGAGGTGATCGCGCGGCTGGTCGATGGCTCGGAATTCGACGAGTTCAAGAAGCTCTACGGCACGACGCTGGTGACGGGCTTTGCCCGGATTCACGGCATCCCGGTCGGCATCATCGCCAATAACGGCATCCTGTTCTCGGAAAGCGCGTTGAAGGGCGCGCATTTCATCGAGTTGTGCTGCCAGCGACGCATTCCGCTGCTGTTCCTGCAGAACATCACCGGCTTCATGGTCGGCCGCGACGTCGAGACGCGCGGCATCGCCAAGGACGGTGCCAAGCTCGTCACGGCGGTCGCCTCGGCGCGGGTGCCGAAGATCACGGTGCTGGTCGGCGGCTCGTTCGGCGCCGGGAATTACGGCATGTGCGGCCGGGCCTATTCGCCGCGCTTCCTCTTCACCTGGCCGAATTCGCGCATCTCTGTCATGGGCGGCGAGCAGGCGGCGAGCGTGCTCGCGACCGTGCGCCGCGACAATATCGAGGCCGAGGGCAAGAGCTGGCCCGCGGCGGAGGAGGAAGCCTTCAAGGCGCCGATCCGCAGCAAATACGAGGAAGAAGGCTCGCCCTATTTCGCGACGGCGCGGCTCTGGGACGATGGCATCATTCTGCCCTCGGAGACGCGGCGCGTGCTGGCGCTGGCCTTCTCGGCGACGCTCAACGCCGAGGTGCCCGAGACGAAGTTCGGCGTGTTCCGGATGTGAGGTCGCTCGCTGCTGTCGATCGCTCGCGTGGCTATTTGCGCGAGCGCGATGCGGCGTTGAGTGTGGCGGCTGCACGGACCAGGGCTTTCAGCGCATCGGCGTCGATCGTCTCGCCTTCGCGGATGTCGATCGCGCGCCGGGTGTTGCCTTCGAGGCTAGCATTGAACAGGCCAGCCGGATCCTCGAGCGCGGCGCCCTTGGCGAAGGTGAGCTTCACGACGGCCTTGTAGGTTTCGCCGGTGCAGATGATGCCGTCATGCGACCAGACGGGCACGCCGCGCCATTTCCATTCCTCGGCGATGGCGGGGTCGGCCTGCAGGATCAGCCCGCGCAGATGGGAGAGCGTCTCGCCGCGCCAGTCGCCGAGCTCCGCGATGCGCCCATCGATCAGATCCGAGGCATTGGTATCCGATTGCGGCATTGGCTTTCTCCTTGATCGCTCGCCGGCAAGCTGCCGTGTGGCGAGGGCGGTAGCAAGCCTTCACGCCACTGTGACCCTCGCGACGGCATTCCGACGCTTGGCAGATGCGCGCCGGCACCGCAGTCTCCCAGCTTCCAGCAAAGGAGCGCAGCCATGTCCGCATCGACCAAGACCGCTGCAAGGGAAGCTCTCGAAGGGCTCGACGGATTGGTGAGCGAACCGTTCTCGCGGCGCGGCTTCGTGATGACCGGGCTGATCAGTGGTTTCACGCTCGCGACGACGGTCGTTCACGGCCAGACGATCACAACGGACAGCAAGGGGCTCGTCGCCGGCGAGGTGAAGATCCCGACCGCGGATGGCGATCTGCCGGGCTACCGGGCCATGCCGGAAGGCACGGGGCCGTTCCCGATCGTCCTCGTCGTCGAAGAGATTTTCGGGGTCCATGAATACATCAAGGATATCTGCCGGCGCTTCGCCAAGCTCGGCTACTGCGCTGTGGCGCCGGAGCTCTATGCCCGGCTCGGCGACCTTTCCAAAATGACCGACGCGCAGGTCATCGTGCGCGACGTCATCTCGAAGGCGCCGGACGCCACGCTCCTCTCCGACCTCGATTCGACAGCGAAATGGGCAGCGAGCCAGTCCAGGGGCGATGCTGCGCGGCTGGGTATCACCGGGTTCTGCCGGGGCGGGCGGGCCGTCTGGCTCTATGCCGCGCATAACCCGCAGCTGAAGGCCGCGGTCGCCTGGTACGGTCCGCTCGGCGGCAACCCCACGGCTATCCAGCCCAAGACGGCCGCCGAGGTCGTCGGCGATCTCAAGGCACCGGTTCTCGGCCTCTATGGCGGGGCGGACACCGGTATTCCGGTTGCCAGCGTCGAGAAGCAGCGCGATGCCGCCAAGGCGGCCGGGAAGACCGTCGAGGTCGTGATCTTTCCGGATGCGCCGCACGGTTTCCATGCCGATTACCGGCCAAGCTATCGCAAGGCCCAGGCTGAGGATGGCTGGGCACGGATGCTGGCCTGGTTCAAGCGCTACGGCGTGGCCTGAGGCATCCGGACTCCCCGCGGCGGGCGCCGGCAGGGTTTGCGTCGGCTGCTCTTCCTTGTCGCGCGACCGCGCTTATGCTTTTGGTCGAAACGATTGAATGTCCAAAAGCGCGAGGAAACGCATGGCAAGCCACGACAAGGTCGCGATCATCACCGGTGCCGGTTCGGGCGTCGGCCGGGCGGTCGCCATCGCCTTCCTGAAGGACGGCTATCGCACCGTGCTGGCCGGGCGCCGGGCGGATGCGCTGGAGGAGACGATCGCGCTCTCCGGCGTGGACAAGGGCCGTGCCCTCGCGGTGCCGACGGACGTCACCGACAAGGCCTCGGTCGAGAACCTGTTCGCGAAGACAAGGCAGGCCTTCGGCCGGGTCGACGTGCTGTTCAACAACGCCGGCGTCAACGCGCCGGGCGGCGTGATGCTGGAGGACCTTTCGCTGGAGGATTGGCAGAAGGTTGTCGACACCAACCTGACCGGCCCGTTCCTGTGCACGCAGGAAGCCTTCAAGGCGATGAAGGCGCAGGAGCCGCGCGGCGGGCGCATCATCAACAACGGCTCGATCTCGGCGCAGGCGCCGCGACCGAACTCGGTCGCCTATACCGCGACGAAGCATGCGATTTCGGGCCTGACCAAGACCGCCTCGCTCGACGGGCGCAAATACGACATCGCCGTCGGCCAGGTCGATATCGGCAACGCGCTGACCGACATGGCGAGGAAGATGACCACCGGCGTGCCGCAGGCCGATGGTTCGATCAAGGTCGAGCCGGTGATGGATGTCGACCATGTCGCCTCGACCGTGCTGCACATGGCCGGGCTGCCGCTCGACGCGAACATCCTCTTCGTCACGGTGATGGCGACCAACGCCCCGCTCGTCGGGCGCGGCTAACTCAGCCCTTGCCAGTCATCCCGGGCGGAGCGAAGCGTAGACCCGGGATCCATGCCTGAGCTTTGCGGGTCTGTGCTCAGGCATGGATCCCGGACCGGCGCCGCTATGCGGCTTGTCCGGGATGACAGGAGCAGGGATGGCTGAGGCGTGGCAAGACGTGGATGGTCGGGACAAGCCCGACCATGGCGGGGAAGGCGGAGCGGCCACTCCAAGCCTCGCCGTCGCCCGCGCCTATACGCTGACGATCTGGGGCATTGCGCTAGGGATCCTGATCCAGGCGGTGGCGACCGTCGCCTGGGCGCTCGCCGTCGGCAATGCCCAGCTCTTCAAGGATGGTGTCGACTGGGTCTACGACGTTGCTCTCTATGGCATCGCAGCGGTTGTTTTCGGCCGCGATGCACGGGCGGAACGGCTCGCGGCCGTCGCGATCGGCGCGGTGATGGCCGTCGCCGGGTTTCATACCCTCTACGATCTCCACGACAAGATCCTCAATCCGCGGCCGATCGAGGTCTGGACGCTCGGCTTTGCGGCTGTGAGTGCCATCGTTATCGCCTTCCTCGTCGTCGGTGCGCTCTGGCGCTTCCGGCGCGAGGACAATCCGGTGATCAAGGCGACCTGGCTGTCGAGCCGCAACGACACGATCTCGACGACCGGCTTCGCGCTGGTCGGGCTCGCCGCGCGCATCGCCCCCGTGCGCTGGCCGGAATATCTGTTCGACCTTGTGGTCGCCGGGATCTGCTTCCAGGCAACATGGGCGATCTGGCGCTCGCTGCGACGAAGCGCGGCCCCGGAAGCATCCCAAACCGGTTTGCGCAACAAGGCGCAGACAGGAGCGACGGGCGGGTTATAAAGACGGCAGGTTTTTCAGGGATGCCGCCGCCCATGACGATCGCCGCCAAGCTGCCTTCCATCCTGATCGCCAATCGCGGCGAGATCGCCTGCCGGGTCATCCGCACTGCGAAGCGGCTCGGCCTGCGCACCATCGCGGTCTATTCGGATGCCGATGCCGAGGCGCTGTTCGTGCAGATGGCCGATGAGGCCTATCATATCGGCCCGGCGCCCGCCCGC contains the following coding sequences:
- a CDS encoding metal-sensing transcriptional repressor, yielding MSHAMDPDIINRLRRAQGHLGTVVGMVEAGRAVPEVVQQLQAVEKALAKVKELLIFDHIEHHLFDHAETATPEARRMIESLKALTKYL
- the dmeF gene encoding CDF family Co(II)/Ni(II) efflux transporter DmeF: MSAANSFPAQHQHVFLGSEHDRHERRTWLVVGLTTVMMVAEIVAGTVFGSMALMADGWHMSTHAAALGIAAFAYRFARQHAHDRRFSFGTGKLGDLAAFASALLLMFIALAVAGESALRLYTPIAIDFTQATAIAVLGLAVNLVSAWLLRGEHGHHHGHSHGGTGHRGHDHAHDHDHDDHDHSDHHHGHHSHGGHGADTNLRAAYMHVIADAFTSVLAIAALLGGRYYGWVWLDPVMGIVGAGVIAHWSIGLLRSSGAVLLDTVPDETLAERIGERLAAEGAEVADLHLWQVGPGHRSAIVSIVTGEPKPPATYKALLADLPTLSHVTIEVNARPLAA
- a CDS encoding M14 family metallopeptidase codes for the protein MNGRNILAAGLVVALGGAALAQFKPESAYRESPEVAEHYPDPQVAFTTPAFAPGKADFTSQAEMMAFLTALAARAPQMTLSIVAKSQEGRDMPALVFTRHGPDTVGKGQRPVVMLIGQQHGNEPAGGEAMLVLAERLGAGNLAPLLDAIDVVIIPRGNPDGADRFRRALSNGIDANRDHTQLRTPEIRAIAELFTRYRPDILLDCHEFTVAGRWVEKTGGLVRIDGMIQAATVPNLAPALKQVQDDVVLPALRSAFEAAGVTYDWYHTTDGSNPASPVAMGSIGADTGRNIAGLRNAVSLLLETRGVGIGRAHLGRRVQAHVVASEAMMKLAAQRPDDILTATRKAESEVTAIKPGTPFIVTARQKPEQRTLTFIDPATGQDRPVEVKWLSSLDIEPVLMRPRPAGYVLPAKAGAAIEALQRLGLKTETVAKAATVPGERYRVVKVELGAKEDGRGDDTGAGQIVKGSYATEPASVELAPGDVYIGLDQPLAALLPVMLEPESQTGLAANKVLPVVEGGVLDVVRITERPAAALAKP
- a CDS encoding CorA family divalent cation transporter, which translates into the protein MPIDLQSQSGVIWAYRFDEEGRPSLIPRETLPDLAPGEGFVWLHLDLVHTRAQSWIAEQALPDTAQEVFLSQETHQRLDHSAQLAWGVSHDLIRSIGEKSDTVGALRWIVADRFLLTGRREALHSIRMTAEALNRGEPAESPSALFEQIIEYIIDDLTDSVVRLIDETDSVEDQILLDRLHDGPQRVGAIRRIAVRQHRQLSGLHVLFRRFAETQSGRSAPDAVRATAARLLQRIDTLHHDVQSVQDRARLLQDEIAARSANRTNRQLYVLSILTALFLPATFITGLFGINVKGLPWVEADAGAFYVTLACVAAALLTLVLLRRRGVIGS
- a CDS encoding GH25 family lysozyme, with the translated sequence MPARQLTSSKKGLGLLAVLAALTCLAEPAPAFYPKKGDSAPHHGVRDARRKAIQGIDVSRWQGEIDWAKVKDAGTRFAFIKATEGGDHVDPNFKRNWIEAKKHGIPRGAYHFVWWCRPAKDQVRWIKKHIPRDPDALPPVLDVEWQNDSQCTRRVSREDALEKIRIMMAALREHTGKKPIIYTDINFHEDVLEGAFNDHPYWLRSTAAPLAKRYARDRWEFWQFTTTGRVPGIVGHVDRNAFFGSEREFEAWRQGRFDIGSRKWHGGEPKVAVRTPPPTPAGLRAPKAAGGTRLRFVPPGRIPSHTADNRDVGTTGSLRRN
- a CDS encoding FliM/FliN family flagellar motor switch protein, encoding MKTDLDLVPVELTVVLGKTRMPIYKLLRLGRGAIIELNASETDEVQILANNHPFAKGIVVVSGARISVEITQMLKRPTVYTLESVAEAA
- the lipB gene encoding lipoyl(octanoyl) transferase LipB, translating into MVKMREELAVSFLPEEGSEPVEWVVAEGLIGYDEAVAEMEARAALIADGEARERVWLVEHPPLYTAGTSARDEDLIAPERFPVFRSGRGGQFTYHGPGQRVAYVMLDLKRRQPDLRRFVAALEGWLIGALDDFNIRGERREDRVGVWVRRPERGADVEDKIAAIGIRVRRWVSFHGISFNVDPDLSHFDGIVPCGVSRHGVTSLVDLGLPVTMPEADSVLREAFERVFGPTIPA
- a CDS encoding carboxyl transferase domain-containing protein, whose protein sequence is MPVIESKVDLNSAETRANAEAWAGLRQELQERRATAALGGNARSRERHTARGKLLPRERVLRLTDPGSPFLEIGSLAAFDMYEGDVHAAGMIAGIGRVAGRECMIVCNDATIKGGTYYPLTVKKHLRAQEIARENRLPCIYLVDSGGANLPHQTEVFPDREHFGRIFYNQATLSAEGIPQIAVVMGSCTAGGAYVPAMSDETIIVRKQGTIFLGGPPLVKAATGEVVSAEDLGGADVHARLSGVADHYAGDDTHALAIARRIAGNLNSVKRPDIDIAEPVEPLYDPAELEAVVPTDLKKQYDIREVIARLVDGSEFDEFKKLYGTTLVTGFARIHGIPVGIIANNGILFSESALKGAHFIELCCQRRIPLLFLQNITGFMVGRDVETRGIAKDGAKLVTAVASARVPKITVLVGGSFGAGNYGMCGRAYSPRFLFTWPNSRISVMGGEQAASVLATVRRDNIEAEGKSWPAAEEEAFKAPIRSKYEEEGSPYFATARLWDDGIILPSETRRVLALAFSATLNAEVPETKFGVFRM